A portion of the Bacillus thuringiensis genome contains these proteins:
- a CDS encoding exodeoxyribonuclease III — MKLISWNVNGLRAVIAKGGFLEYLEESSADIFCLQEIKLQEGQIDLNLEGYYTYWNYAVKKGYSGTAIFSKKEPLSVTYGLGIEEHDQEGRLITLEFEDFYMITLYTPNSKRGLERLDYRMKWEDDFRSYIKRLDEKKPVIFCGDLNVAHKEIDLKNPKSNRKNPGFSDEEREKFTCILEEGFVDTYRYLYPNQEGAYSWWSYRMGARAKNIGWRLDYFCVSERMKDQITEVKINSEVMGSDHCPVELHINF; from the coding sequence GTGAAGTTAATTTCATGGAATGTAAATGGTTTGCGAGCAGTTATCGCAAAAGGTGGATTTTTGGAATATCTTGAGGAATCAAGTGCTGATATATTTTGTCTACAAGAGATTAAATTACAAGAAGGGCAAATTGATTTAAATCTAGAGGGATATTATACATACTGGAATTATGCTGTGAAAAAAGGATATTCAGGAACAGCTATTTTTTCGAAAAAAGAACCGCTTTCAGTTACATATGGTTTAGGCATTGAAGAGCATGACCAAGAAGGGCGACTTATTACTTTAGAATTCGAAGATTTTTACATGATAACGTTGTATACACCAAATTCAAAACGTGGATTAGAAAGATTAGATTACAGAATGAAATGGGAAGATGATTTCAGGTCATATATCAAACGATTAGATGAGAAAAAACCAGTTATTTTTTGTGGAGACTTAAATGTTGCTCATAAAGAAATCGATTTAAAAAATCCAAAAAGTAATCGTAAAAACCCTGGATTCTCTGATGAGGAACGAGAGAAATTTACATGTATTTTAGAAGAAGGGTTTGTTGATACGTATCGTTATCTTTATCCTAATCAGGAAGGTGCATATTCGTGGTGGTCGTATCGGATGGGAGCGAGAGCAAAAAATATTGGATGGCGTTTAGATTATTTTTGTGTTTCGGAAAGAATGAAAGACCAAATAACAGAAGTGAAAATTAATAGTGAAGTAATGGGGTCAGACCATTGTCCAGTTGAATTACATATAAATTTCTAA